From a single Lolium rigidum isolate FL_2022 chromosome 7, APGP_CSIRO_Lrig_0.1, whole genome shotgun sequence genomic region:
- the LOC124669426 gene encoding E3 ubiquitin-protein ligase PUB23-like, with protein sequence MEVYTIDRKSVDASAAQVDVPSYFLCPISMEIMRDPVTLSSGITYDRESIERWVFTDGHGECPMTKQQLGAADREPTPNHTLRRLIQGWCAVHAVERFPTPRAPVDAARVASIVDAARRGHDLLAASLKELADIVAESDCNRRCVEAAPGAVAFLVSVLKKHAAQDAPKQPSLGSQSQEDQMYGAVLGSPKASSPEDTALSILHSLRLSEESWKRILERGENFLDTMASVLRRPSHLSRTYGIQLLKAAVSEMPPAQLTSASAELVEGVVSVVTDKLSAKAVKIALHVLCRLCLWGRNRVKAVEAGAVAALVELLLNECCGGSKQACELAIVVLDHLCGCAEGRLELVAHPAGLAVVARAATRLSAAGTESAVRALHAVARHSATPAVLQEMLAVGVVGRLLFLVQAGAAGDRPRERAREMLKMHARVWRGSPCFSSHLNASYPS encoded by the coding sequence ATGGAGGTTTATACGATCGATCGAAAATCAGTGGATGCATCGGCGGCGCAGGTGGACGTCCCCTCCTACTTCCTGTGCCCGATCTCCATGGAGATCATGCGGGACCCCGTCACGCTCTCCTCCGGGATCACCTACGACCGGGAGAGCATCGAGCGCTGGGTCTTCACCGACGGCCACGGCGAGTGCCCCATGACCAAACAGCAGCTCGGCGCCGCCGACCGGGAGCCCACGCCCAACCACACGCTCCGCCGCCTCATCCAGGGCTGGTGCGCCGTGCACGCCGTCGAGCGCTTCCCCACCCCGCGCGCGCCCGTCGACGCCGCCCGTGTGGCTTCCATCGTCGACGCGGCCAGGCGGGGCCACGACCTGCTGGCGGCCTCCCTCAAGGAGCTCGCGGACATCGTCGCCGAGAGCGACTGCAACCGCCGCTGCGTCGAGGCCGCGCCCGGCGCCGTCGCGTTCCTCGTGTCCGTCCTCAAAAAGCACGCTGCGCAGGACGCGCCCAAGCAGCCTTCATTAGGGTCCCAGTCCCAGGAGGATCAGATGTACGGCGCCGTGCTGGGTTCGCCCAAGGCGAGCTCGCCGGAGGACACGGCCCTCAGCATCCTGCATTCGCTTAGGCTCTCCGAGGAGAGCTGGAAGAGAATCCTGGAGCGCGGCGAGAACTTCCTCGACACCATGGCGTCCGTGTTGCGGCGGCCGAGCCACCTCTCGCGCACCTACGGCATCCAGCTCCTGAAAGCGGCGGTCTCGGagatgccgccggcgcagctcacCTCGGCCAGCGCCGAGCTGGTCGAGGGGGTGGTGTCGGTCGTCACGGACAAGCTGTCGGCCAAGGCGGTCAAGATTGCGCTCCACGTTCTCTGCCGGCTATGCCTGTGGGGCCGGAACCGCGTCAAGGCCGTCGAGgccggcgcggtggcggcgctcgtGGAGCTGCTCCTCAACGAGTGCTGCGGCGGCAGCAAGCAGGCGTGCGAGCTCGCGATCGTCGTGCTGGACCATCTATGCGGCTGCGCCGAAGGTCGTCTGGAGCTCGTGGCGCACCCGGCGGGGCTGGCGGTGGTGGCGAGGGCGGCAACGCGGCTGTCCGCCGCGGGGACGGAGAGCGCGGTGCGCGCTCTACACGCTGTGGCGAGGCATTCGGCGACGCCAGCGGTGCTGCAGGAGATGCTGGCGGTCGGTGTGGTCGGAAGGCTGCTGTTCCTGGTGCAGGCCGGAGCCGCCGGCGACCGCCCCAGGGAGAGGGCGAGGGAGATGCTCAAGATGCACGCAAGGGTCTGGAGGGGATCGCCGTGCTTCTCGTCGCACTTGAATGCTTCCTACCCTTCGTGA